A single genomic interval of Streptomyces sp. NBC_00663 harbors:
- a CDS encoding DNA gyrase/topoisomerase IV subunit A, translating to MARRSTKTPPPDDSYEEKILDIDVVDEMQGSFLEYAYSVIYSRALPDARDGLKPVHRRIVYQMNEMGLRPDRGYVKCARVVGEVMGKLHPHGDSSIYDALVRMAQPFSMRVPLVDGHGNFGSLGNDDPPAAMRYTECRQAQATSLMTESIDEDTVDFAPNYDGQEQEPVALPAAFPNLLVNGSSGIAVGMATNMPPHNLSEVIAAARHLIRYPNADLDTLMKYVPGPDLPTGGRIVGLAGIRDAYETGRGTFKIRATVSVETVTARRKGLVITELPFAVGPEKVIAKIKDMVGSKKIQGIADVKDLTDRAHGLRLVIEIKNGFVPEAVLEQLYKLTPMEESFGINNVALVDGQPLTLGLKELLEVYLDHRFEVVRRRSEFRRTKRRDRLHLVEGLLTALIDIDEVIRLIRQSENSAQAKQRLMERFSLSEIQTQYILDTPLRRLTKFDRIELEAEKERLNTEIEQLTAILDSDAELRKLVSTELAAVAKQFGTDRRTVLLESAGAPASAVPLQVADDPCRVLLSSTGLLARTANGEPFPADADAKRVKHDVIISAVPATARGEIGAVTSEGRLLRINVVDLPQLPETASAPNLSGGAPLSEFVSLTDGETVVCLITLDESSPGLALGTEQGVVKRVVPDYPSNKEELEVITLKDGDRIVGAVELRTGDEDLVFVTDDAQLLRYQAAQVRPQGRPAGGMAGIKLTDGAKVISFTAVDPAADAVVFTVAGSRGTLDDSVQTTAKLTPFDQYPRKGRATGGVRCQRFLKGEDCLSFAWAGAVPAKAAQKNGTPADLPEMDPRRDGSGVSLAKTVSVVAGPV from the coding sequence ATGGCCCGCCGCAGCACGAAGACCCCGCCGCCCGACGACTCGTACGAGGAGAAGATCCTCGACATCGACGTCGTCGACGAGATGCAGGGCTCCTTCCTCGAGTACGCGTACTCGGTCATCTACTCCCGAGCCCTGCCGGACGCCCGCGACGGCCTCAAGCCGGTGCACCGGCGCATCGTCTACCAGATGAACGAGATGGGGCTGCGCCCCGACCGCGGCTATGTGAAGTGCGCGCGCGTGGTCGGCGAGGTGATGGGTAAGTTGCACCCGCACGGCGACTCGTCGATCTACGACGCCCTGGTGCGCATGGCCCAGCCTTTCTCGATGCGGGTGCCGCTGGTCGACGGCCACGGCAACTTCGGCTCGCTGGGCAACGACGACCCGCCGGCCGCCATGCGGTACACCGAGTGCCGGCAGGCGCAGGCGACGAGCCTGATGACCGAGTCGATCGACGAGGACACGGTCGACTTCGCGCCGAACTACGACGGCCAGGAGCAGGAGCCGGTGGCCCTGCCCGCCGCGTTCCCGAACCTGCTGGTGAACGGCTCGTCCGGCATCGCGGTCGGCATGGCCACGAACATGCCGCCGCACAACCTCTCCGAGGTCATCGCCGCCGCCCGCCATCTGATCCGCTACCCGAACGCGGATCTGGACACCCTGATGAAGTACGTCCCGGGCCCCGACCTGCCCACGGGCGGCCGGATCGTCGGTCTGGCCGGCATCCGGGACGCGTACGAGACGGGCCGCGGCACCTTCAAGATCCGCGCCACGGTGTCGGTGGAGACGGTGACGGCCCGCCGCAAGGGCCTGGTCATCACCGAGCTGCCCTTCGCGGTCGGCCCGGAGAAGGTCATCGCCAAGATCAAGGACATGGTCGGCTCGAAGAAGATCCAGGGCATCGCCGACGTCAAGGACCTCACCGACCGAGCGCACGGCCTGCGTCTGGTCATCGAGATCAAGAACGGCTTCGTGCCCGAGGCGGTCCTGGAGCAGCTCTACAAGCTGACGCCGATGGAGGAGTCCTTCGGCATCAACAACGTCGCGCTGGTCGACGGCCAGCCGCTGACGCTGGGGCTGAAGGAGCTCCTGGAGGTCTACCTCGACCACCGCTTCGAGGTCGTCCGCCGCCGCAGCGAGTTCCGCCGCACCAAGCGCCGCGACCGGCTTCACCTGGTCGAGGGCCTGCTGACGGCCCTGATCGACATCGACGAGGTCATCCGCCTCATCCGGCAGAGCGAGAACTCCGCGCAGGCGAAGCAGCGCCTCATGGAGCGCTTCTCCCTGTCGGAGATCCAGACGCAGTACATCCTGGACACCCCGCTGCGCCGTCTCACCAAGTTCGACCGCATCGAGCTGGAGGCGGAGAAGGAGCGGCTCAACACGGAGATCGAGCAGCTGACCGCGATCCTCGACTCGGACGCGGAGCTGCGCAAGCTGGTCTCCACCGAACTGGCCGCGGTGGCCAAGCAGTTCGGCACCGACCGGCGTACGGTCCTGCTGGAGTCGGCGGGCGCCCCCGCGTCCGCCGTGCCGCTCCAGGTGGCGGACGACCCGTGCCGGGTGCTGCTGTCCTCGACGGGCCTGCTGGCGCGTACGGCCAACGGCGAGCCCTTCCCGGCGGACGCCGACGCCAAGCGCGTCAAGCACGACGTGATCATCTCGGCGGTCCCGGCGACCGCGCGCGGCGAGATCGGCGCGGTGACCTCGGAGGGCCGCCTGCTGCGGATCAACGTCGTGGACCTGCCACAACTGCCGGAGACGGCGTCGGCCCCGAACCTCTCCGGCGGAGCCCCCCTGTCGGAGTTCGTCTCCCTGACCGACGGCGAGACGGTGGTCTGCCTGATCACCCTCGACGAGTCGTCGCCGGGCCTGGCTCTCGGCACGGAACAGGGCGTCGTGAAGCGTGTCGTCCCCGACTACCCCTCGAACAAGGAGGAGTTGGAGGTCATCACGCTCAAGGACGGCGACCGGATCGTCGGCGCGGTCGAGCTGCGCACGGGCGACGAGGACCTGGTCTTCGTCACGGACGACGCGCAGCTGCTGCGCTACCAGGCCGCACAGGTCCGCCCCCAGGGCCGCCCCGCCGGCGGCATGGCGGGCATCAAGCTCACGGACGGCGCGAAGGTCATCTCCTTCACGGCGGTGGACCCGGCGGCCGACGCGGTGGTCTTCACGGTCGCGGGCTCGCGCGGCACGCTGGACGACTCCGTCCAGACGACGGCCAAGCTGACCCCGTTCGACCAGTACCCGCGCAAGGGCCGTGCCACCGGTGGCGTCCGCTGCCAGCGCTTCCTGAAGGGCGAGGACTGTCTGTCCTTCGCCTGGGCGGGCGCCGTACCGGCGAAGGCGGCCCAGAAGAACGGCACACCGGCCGACCTCCCGGAGATGGACCCGCGCCGCGACGGTTCGGGCGTGTCGCTGGCGAAGACGGTGTCGGTGGTGGCGGGACCGGTCTAG
- a CDS encoding CobW family GTP-binding protein — MRQPSPGQRQIPVVVLAGFLGSGKTTLLNHLLHRSGGSRIGAIVNDFGAIEIDAMAVAGALGDSTVSLGNGCLCCAVDASELDVYLERLARPDTGIDVVVIEASGLAEPQELVRMLLASEHPGIVYGGLVEVVDAAEFDDTRARHPEIDRHLALADLVVVNKLDRAADGDRVLGLVRDLTDRAAVVPATYGRIDPEFLFDCRPSEERVGQLSFDDLHHGHETEDHTGHLHTAYDSLSFVSEVPLDPRRLMQFLDGRSEGLYRIKGYVDFGPYDILNRYAVHAVGRFLRFYPEPWPAADERLTQLVLIGSSIDAPALGKELEACKSDAPHTADEHGMWGVLRYVQGPEDDLQEPGI; from the coding sequence TTGCGTCAGCCGAGCCCCGGTCAGCGGCAGATCCCGGTCGTCGTCCTCGCCGGATTCCTGGGTTCCGGCAAGACCACCCTTCTCAACCACCTCCTCCACCGCAGCGGCGGCAGCCGCATCGGCGCGATCGTCAACGACTTCGGTGCCATCGAGATCGACGCCATGGCCGTCGCCGGCGCCCTCGGCGACTCGACCGTGTCGCTGGGCAACGGCTGCCTGTGCTGTGCCGTGGACGCCAGTGAGCTGGACGTCTACCTCGAACGCCTCGCCCGCCCCGACACCGGCATCGACGTCGTCGTCATCGAGGCCAGCGGTCTCGCCGAGCCTCAGGAACTCGTGCGCATGCTGCTCGCCAGCGAGCATCCGGGCATCGTGTACGGCGGACTCGTCGAGGTCGTCGACGCCGCCGAGTTCGACGACACCCGCGCCCGGCACCCCGAGATCGACCGGCATCTCGCCCTCGCCGACCTCGTCGTCGTCAACAAGCTCGACCGCGCCGCCGACGGCGACCGTGTCCTCGGGCTGGTCCGCGACCTCACCGACCGCGCTGCCGTCGTACCCGCCACCTACGGCCGTATCGACCCCGAGTTCCTCTTCGACTGCCGGCCCAGCGAGGAGCGCGTCGGGCAGCTGTCCTTCGACGACCTCCACCACGGGCACGAGACCGAGGACCACACCGGGCATCTGCACACCGCCTACGACAGCCTCTCCTTCGTCTCCGAAGTGCCGCTCGATCCGCGCCGGTTGATGCAGTTCCTCGACGGGCGGTCCGAGGGGCTGTACCGGATCAAGGGGTACGTCGACTTCGGGCCGTACGACATCCTCAACCGGTATGCCGTGCACGCCGTCGGGCGGTTCCTGCGGTTCTATCCCGAGCCCTGGCCCGCCGCCGACGAGCGCCTCACCCAGCTCGTCCTCATCGGCTCCAGCATCGACGCCCCCGCGCTCGGCAAGGAACTGGAGGCGTGCAAGAGCGACGCCCCGCACACCGCCGACGAGCACGGTATGTGGGGCGTCCTGCGCTACGTACAGGGTCCCGAAGACGACCTTCAGGAACCCGGGATCTAG
- a CDS encoding DUF6082 family protein has protein sequence MAATATATMAVRQRRLAETRLHERQLELDALQVRRNGYAHQQRMHWELLSRAIDDPTLFAVIDTYDKSIPAAKRRQFLYANAWYAYLFHLFRAEVLDQEELYIAMRELLQNPLFREYWEASKAQRANLKQSSDEASVGRMIDGLVRDLDEADTEEWWVVGTPPSE, from the coding sequence GTGGCTGCCACCGCCACAGCGACGATGGCAGTGCGTCAACGGCGCCTGGCCGAGACACGGCTGCACGAGAGGCAACTGGAACTCGACGCATTGCAGGTTCGACGCAACGGCTACGCACATCAGCAGCGCATGCACTGGGAACTGTTGTCCAGGGCGATCGACGATCCCACTCTCTTCGCGGTGATCGACACCTACGACAAGAGCATCCCGGCGGCGAAGCGTCGCCAGTTCCTCTACGCCAACGCGTGGTACGCCTACCTGTTCCATCTGTTCCGAGCCGAGGTCCTGGACCAGGAGGAACTCTACATAGCCATGCGCGAGTTGCTCCAGAATCCGTTGTTCCGCGAGTACTGGGAAGCGTCGAAGGCCCAGCGGGCGAACCTGAAGCAGTCGTCGGACGAGGCGAGTGTCGGGCGCATGATCGACGGGCTGGTACGGGACCTCGACGAGGCGGACACGGAAGAGTGGTGGGTGGTGGGTACCCCTCCGTCCGAGTGA
- a CDS encoding citrate synthase/methylcitrate synthase — translation MSVNRAAATLVDVPRGLAGVVVTDTEIGDVRGIEGFYHYRQYSAVELAQTRSFEDVWHLLVHGELPDAARSAAFTAETAALRRLPEGVRAALPAIAAAGAASGPLAGMRTALSLLGAAKGFRPVYDIDADRRRRDTIVATAAVPTLLTALHRLGQGLEPVEPREDLSYAANYLYMLTGSEPEPRQARAIEQYLISTIDHGFNASTFAARVITSTGADVAACLIGAVGALSGPLHGGAPSRALDTLDAIGTPDRIDPWIRARVLAGERIMGFGHAIYRTEDPRSRMLRQIAEGFGGPRVAFAVEVERRVEAILAELKPGRELHTNVEFYAGVVMELCGLPREMFTPTFAAGRVVGWSANILEQAEDSKIIRPVARYVGPGAPVAVPSAERAA, via the coding sequence ATGTCCGTCAACAGGGCCGCAGCCACCCTTGTCGACGTGCCGCGAGGACTCGCGGGCGTCGTCGTCACCGACACCGAGATCGGTGACGTCCGAGGGATCGAGGGCTTCTACCACTACCGCCAGTACTCGGCCGTCGAGCTCGCGCAGACCCGCAGCTTCGAGGACGTCTGGCATCTCCTGGTCCACGGCGAACTGCCGGACGCCGCCCGGAGCGCCGCCTTCACCGCCGAGACCGCGGCGCTGCGCCGGTTGCCGGAGGGCGTCCGTGCCGCGCTGCCGGCCATCGCGGCGGCAGGTGCGGCCTCCGGTCCGCTGGCCGGGATGCGTACGGCGTTGTCGCTGCTGGGAGCGGCGAAGGGCTTCCGGCCGGTGTACGACATCGACGCGGACCGGCGGCGCCGGGACACGATCGTGGCGACGGCGGCCGTGCCGACGCTGCTCACGGCCCTGCACAGGCTGGGGCAGGGGCTGGAACCGGTCGAGCCGCGCGAGGACCTGTCGTACGCGGCCAACTACCTCTACATGCTGACGGGTTCGGAGCCGGAGCCGCGACAGGCGAGGGCGATCGAGCAATACTTGATCTCAACCATTGATCACGGCTTCAATGCATCAACCTTCGCGGCCCGTGTCATCACCTCGACGGGGGCGGATGTCGCCGCCTGTCTGATCGGCGCCGTAGGAGCGCTGTCGGGGCCCTTGCACGGCGGGGCGCCCAGCCGGGCGCTGGACACCCTCGATGCCATCGGCACACCGGACCGTATCGACCCCTGGATCCGCGCACGCGTGCTTGCGGGGGAGCGAATCATGGGTTTCGGCCACGCGATCTACCGAACCGAAGACCCGCGCTCGCGCATGCTCCGTCAGATCGCGGAAGGTTTCGGCGGCCCCCGCGTCGCCTTCGCCGTCGAGGTCGAACGCCGGGTGGAGGCGATCCTCGCGGAACTGAAGCCCGGCCGCGAACTCCACACCAACGTCGAGTTCTACGCGGGCGTGGTCATGGAACTCTGCGGCCTGCCCCGAGAGATGTTCACGCCGACGTTCGCGGCGGGGCGGGTGGTGGGATGGAGCGCCAACATCCTGGAGCAGGCGGAGGACTCGAAGATCATTCGGCCGGTGGCGCGGTATGTGGGGCCGGGGGCGCCGGTGGCGGTGCCCAGCGCAGAAAGAGCCGCCTGA